The segment TGAGAGTGTAATCTGAGAATGAAGAGGGCCATTAACTGATGCATTAGCCCTTACTGTAGACACACTGAGGAAATACAGTGAGtagagtggtggtggtggtgtgtgtgtgtgtgtgtgtgtgtgtgtgtgtgtgtgtgtgtgtgtgtgtgtgtgtgtgtgtgtgtgtgtgtgttatggaaAGCTGATCATTTGAGGATTTCAGGGGGAAAGGGACAATGGGGGTGAGGATTTAGCATCAAGGGTGAGGGGGGTTGAGTGCATTAGCGAGGACacgagtgtgtctgtgtgtgtctatggGATTGAGGGGAGATGACCCATAaaaagcagacagacacaccCCTACGCAAGAGACTGTCTCACCATCCTATCCTCCTTTTATTGTAATATACCCAGCAAACATTTTGACATAGATGTAACAGGAAAGTGTCCAAAATGTGATatgtaaaagaaataaaaagctaaGATCCTCAACCTTTTAAAGGATAAATGGATAAGGTAAGGATATTGGATTTGATGCATTTATTCTTCTGCATTGCAAATGTTTGAAttttcagagttcagagttttcTAGATATGTCAATGCAGAATGCAAAAATATGAacctcagtttgtttttaaaagctgaaaTTGAAGATGACAGGCCACTTGACCtgaaggggagaggagaggaaaaaaggtaaaaatagaAAAGGAGAGGAATTTTGAGATTTATTCAgattgtttctctgtgttttggctACTTATTGTAGAGTTCAAGCTGTCactgctttttttaatgttacatgttggggtatttttgcctgtagagagacaggaaacttggggagtagagagtaggggaagacgaGCAGCAAATGATCGAGGCTGAGAGTCGAACCAATAACCTCTAAAGGCAATAGCCTCTTTACGGgacgcgcttagaccgctaggccacgggcagtccatagactgtaaaaaatatggacgtaggatccgtgacgtcacccatctgtttctgaagagctgttttgagaccaatcggctgcggcagccatattgcttctgtcgagccagtgtgacgtaaagaggcgggctttgagcctcctagccaacagctgcagtgttcctgcaggcagctgtgcctctcattggaagactagtaatctcaatatcttctaaattaccgaattagaaaaaaattcacccctctcacagtgagaggacatcgagaaattagctattcagactacactcatcttttgtaccaggctgtaaacatgtttattaatgctgcaaagatcgtcttttccccattcatgtgtatgtgacttccggtacttccggagccagcctcaagcggatcctcgatgaactgcagcttttaacacttccgcattgactcatatttttagaccggaggttgccgcttggggcaGCCctattattgctttttttttatgaaaaccCAATTATTGTGGATGAAATCCATACTTCAGACATCccattaatgacatttactaaagtGAAAGTCAGCTGCTTTAATGTTACTCAGATAAAAGTCTTAAAGTATCTGATGGTTACTGTACATAAgtatcaaaaatatttttctgtcactaaTTGTAGTCAAATATTGAAAGTGCAAGTAAATATGGGAATACAATTAATATGACCtgcattttaaaatctgatCCAGCAGAAAAAATGGTGTCACTTAAAGACCCTTTTTAGtgaaaatcaatcaattgaccttgttaacatgtttatattGCGTATATTTGATACAAGTCACAGGTACATTAGTCACACAGTCACTGCATCACCAATCTAGCAATGTCATCACCTACCACTGTCTCCATCCAACATCCAGTCTTATTGTCCAGTTGTATTCAACTCTCATCATTGGACCAAAAAATTATCTTGATTTAATTAAGGTAATAATGGTTCTCAGGGGGAATGTAtcggagtaaaaaaaaaacacattttatttggtaAATACTTAGTGTTGATTTCTTATCCAAAAATTATAACAAAGACAAGACAATGACAAGCTAAAATACATCACTGCTGCTAATGAAAACTCTGTCAAATatatgttttgttattgtttacgaGACAGTGATGAGATGAAAATGTAAGTGGTGGACCGttgaacatttaaaatccaTGATATTTTCCCCCACTGTGTGTCCAGCCTGTCGAAATACAAGCAATGCagtcctgtgacaggctgagttactTACTTGAGCTGCACAGTGTTTGCTTGTACAGTTGTTGTGTCCTCTATCAAGTTAATTAGGGCCATATATATTGATCTGTTTGTTCTAAATCCATACTGGCTGTCAGTCAGCAATGTGTGCTTttagaaaaatgttgtttttttcacattgcaCATGTTCTTCAAACTGGGACAAAtcctatataaaaaaaatacacttttgCACACATTGAAATATCTGATGTTGACTTAGCTctaaaccatccatccatccatccatccatccatcttcttccgcttatccgggtccgggtcgcgggggcagcagtctcagcagggaagcccagacactcctctccccggccacttccaccagctcttctgggaggataccgaggcgctcccaggccagctgagagacatagtctcgccagcgtgtcctgggccttccccgtggcctcctcccagtcggacatgcccgaaacacctccccagggagacgcccgggaggcatcctaaccagatgcccaaaccacctcatctggctcctctcgatccggaggagcagcggctctactttgagcctcttccggatgtctgagctcctgaccctatctctaaggctgagcccagccaccctgcggagaaagctcatttcggccgcttgtattcgcaatctcgttctttcggtcactacccacagctcgtgaccatacgtgagggtcggaacgtagattgaccggtaaattgagagctttgccttctggctcagctctctcttcaccacgacagaccggtacagcgcccgcatcactgcagacgccgccccgatccgtctgtcaatctcccgctcccttttcccctcactcgtgaacaagaccccgagatacttgaactcctccgcctggggcaaagactcccctcctacccggagagggcaggccacccttttccgactgagcaccatggcctcagacttggaggtgctgatccccatccccgctgcttcacactcagctgcaaaccgtcccagcgcgagctggaggtcaccgctcgatggagccaataggatgacatcatctgcaaagagcagagacggaatcccaaggccaccgaaccggaaaccccccgccacttggctgcgcctagaaattctgtccataaaagttatgaacagaaccggtgacaaagggcagccctggcggagtccaacccccaccgggaacgaattcgacttactgccggcaatgcgaaccagactctggctccgacaatacagagactgaatggcccgtagcaacaggccatccaccccatattcccggagcaccccccaaaggatacctcgggggacacggtcgtaagccttctccaggtccacaaagcacatgtggactggttgggcaaactcccatgccccctccagcaccctcccgagggtgtagagctggtccagtgttccacggccaggacgaaaaccgcattgttcctcctgtatccgaggttcaaccaacagccggactctcctctccagcaccctagagtagactttcccagggaggctgaggagtgtgatccccctatagttggaacacaccctctgatcccccttcttgaaaagggggaccaccacacccgtctgccactccagaggcaccgtccccgatgtccatgcaacgttgcagaggcgtgtcaaccaggacagccctacaacatccagagccttgaggaactcggggcggatctcatccacccccgggGCCCTGCCGCTTCGGAGCTGTTTGACTGCCTCCGCGACCTCGGCCCCAGTGATGAACGAGCCCACCACCAAATCCCCCGGCTCCGGTCCCTCCTCGGAATGCATGTTGGTGGAATTGAGGAGATCCTCGAAGTATTCCTTCCACCGCCCGACTATACTCTCAGTCGAGGTCAGCAGCTCCccatccacactgtaaacagtgcgaaCAAAGGGCCGCTTCCCCTTCCTAAGCCGTCGGACAGTTTGCCAGAACCTCTTCGAGGCCGACTGAAAGTCTTCCTCCATGGCCTCACCAAACCTCTCCCACGCCCGAGTTTTCGCCTCGCCAACCGCCCGGGCCGCAGATCGCTTGGTCTGCCGGTACCTGTCAGCTGCCTCCGGAGTCCCACAAGCCAGCCACGACCTGTAGgactccttcttcagcttgacGGCACCCTTCACCTCTGGTGTCCACCAGCAGGTTCAGGGATTACCGCCACGACTGGCACCAGCAGCCTTGCGACCGCAGCTCCGGACAGCCGCCTCAGCAATGGCAACGTTGAACCGGGCCCATTCCGACTCCATGTCCCCCGCCACCCCCGGAACGCGGTCAAAGCTTTGCCGGAGGTGGGAGTTGAAAACCAGCCTGACAGGGTCCTCCGCTAGACGTTCCCAGCAGACCCTCACTGTTCGTTTGGGTCTGCCAGGTCTGTCCAGCATCCTCCCCCACCACctgatccaactcaccaccaggtggtgatcagttgacagctctgctcctctcctcactcGAGTGTCCAGAACATACGGCCGCAGATCAGCTGATACGACTACAAAGTCGATCAGCGATCTGCGACCTAGGGTGTCCTGGTGCCACGTGCACTTGTGAACACCCTTATGTTCGAACATGGTGTTCGTtatggacaaactgtgactcGCACAGAAGTCCAACAACTGAACACCGCTCAAGTTCAGATCAggcaggccgttcctcccaatcacGCCCCCCCAGGTCACGCTGTCATTGCCCACGTGAGCATTGAAGTCCCCCAGCAGGACAATGGAGTCCCCAGTTGGGGCGCCTTCCAGCACCCGTCCCAAAGACTCCAAAAAGGGTGGGTACTCTGAACTGCCGTTCAGTGCATAAGCACAAACGACAGTCAGGACCCGTTCCCCGACCCGAAGGCGCAGGGAAACAACCCTTTCGTCCACCGGggaaaactccaacacacaggcagagagctggggaGCTATAGCTCTAAACCATTTTTGTAAATCTTTTAATTCTGTAGTTGACAAGCATGCACCCTTCAAACAACACAGGGTAAAAAATAGGTCCCCTCCCTGGTTCTCTGCTGAAATTTCAGccctgctgagagagagaaatagggCCTGGGTCATCGCTAGGCGCTCTGGTGAACCCAGTCACTGGCTAACTTTCAGGCGCCTTAGAAATAAGTGCACCTCAACTATAAGGAAGGCTAAAACaaatttttatttgcttttaatcCCCAACCCTCACTCAAATCCATCAAAATTCTGGAAGGTAATAAATTCTATCAATCGAAAGTCCTCCCCCTCTTTACCCTCCCTTACTTCATCTGATGGAACATTAATAACAAACCAGAAAAATATCTGTACAGCCTTTAATGAACACTTTCATGCTGCTGGTAACCTATTTGAAGAAACTTATACAGGTCCCCCTCTGCCTTTTATCTATAATTCTTCTCAGATGATGCAAAGACCAAGATTTACTCTTCAGCCCATTTTTCCTGGTGATGTCTTCAATGCCTTAGTAGCATTGGACTCAACGTATTCAATTGGGGAGGATAAACTTGAGCCATACTTCTTGAAGCTTGCAGCCCCTATTATAGAGAGCTACATAACATACATTTTCAACCTTTCAATTTCATGTGGTACAGTTCCCTTGCTTTGGAAGACTGCTTATATCACTCCATTACATAAAGGTGGTGAGACAGGTAATGTGAACAACTACAGGCCTATCTCTAAACTATCATGTCTTTCAAAAATATTAGAATCTCTGGTGAATGATCAACTTAAAGCATATCTTTTCAATCATTCTATTATAAACTCTCACCAGTCTGGTTTTAGACAAAGGCATAGCACCATTACTGCTGCCACTCTTGTTTTAAATGACATTATTGCAGCCTTGGATAACAGGAAACACTGTGCAGCCGTCTTTATTGATCTTTCCAAAGCTTTCGACACAGTAAATCATGTAATGCTCTTAAAAAAGCTAGAAAATGCTGGTTTCGATAAAAATGCGTACAGCTGGTTCAAGAGCTATCTCTTGGGCAGACAGCAGTGTGTTGCCCAAGGAACTGTAAAGTCAGACTTGGTTGAAATTGTAAATGGTGTTCCACAAGGTTCTGTTCTAGGACCTGTTCTTTTTACTGTTTATATCAATGATATTGTGTCTGCTGTCTCAGATTGTAAAATtcatctttatgctgatgacacaatTCTGTACTGTACTGCTGCTAATGCACAGTCTGCTGTGCATTCTGTCCAACACTGCTTCTCTGAATTAGAAGCTGCACTCACCCAACATAGGTTGGTCTTAAATGCTGAGAAAACAAAATTCATGCTCTTTTCCAGGTCCAAACATATTAATCTGAGTAAATTCATCATCAATTCCAATGCAGGCACCAAAATAGAAAGGGTGAAGATTTACAAATATCTCGGCATCTGGATCGACGAGaaagtaacttttaaaagtcatattttaaatttgtcaagTAGACTTCGacaaaagattggctttttttacagaaacaagtcctgttttcctctccactgcagGAAAACTCTGATAGAGGCAACATTTTTATCAGTCCTCGATTACGGTGACATATTGTACAGGCATGCTTCAGCCTCTACATTAAAGCCACTTGATGCTGTATTTCACTCTGCCCTACGTTTTATTACTGGTGATAGTTACAGCACTCATCATTGCATACTTTACCAAAAGGTGGGATGGTCTTCTCTGGCAGAAAGAcgtgatttgcatttttacttgtttatttataaagcacttattggAATGCTACCGTCATATTTATCTTCGATGCTAGTTTGGTCTTCTGGGGCAAAACATACCAGATCAACTGgttggctcactctccaggttcccagagttaattctgagctgggaaaatctgccttttgcgtatttgcaccatctgcatggaactccctgcaaagcactttaaaaataaatgcactggtttcttttaatcattttaaataattagttttaaaatgtttaacctctgattgtacctgttttcactaactttgtgtaacattattttttcaatggttgtaacattacttttaactgtcgtctgtttttaattgatcgtcattcttttagggttatatcttttatttgcttgtcatgcattttaatgtttcttttatatactcgtcgtcattgtaaatgagggcttgccctcaatgattttcgagtttaaataaagagaaatataaatataatacataCATTATTTCTAAATTCTAAAAACTGAAAGCATGGTGTAATTTCAACTTGTACTGTATGTGATATTTATGAGTGAACAACAACCAAGACCAATTTCTTGTCAAATCTACCAAGCTAGGAACCTCATTTATGGCTTAATGTCTATTATAGGCTATGCTGCAATCTAGTTTTTAATGGTGGACATTTATTGGTGTTCACAGTAGTTAATGTTGCTTTCTAAATGTTCACACTTTGGTTTCACATTCGGAGGAAAGTCAGAGGGAATAAAGGAGAAAAGGATagtcagggagagaggaggaaagagacagTGGGAGACCAAGAGGCACTGACAGAGTGAAGTGAGAGCCCTCCATGtctactgttttttattattcatgagtTACAAGAAGCAGTggaggggaaggaggagaggagattgtAGCTTTTTGTCATCCCCCTGAGTGTAGCCATCTATAGGACCATCCTCCTCTGTCTCAACCTTCTATCTTTCAGTCTCTTTTAGGCCTCTTGCTCATAATTTTTCACTCTCCTCTGTTGTATATTCAGACTTATGAGTTCTGCACACATGCCTTTGGGGTGTAATGCTCTAGGTGACTGGATACAGTTGTTTAGATAATAAAACTGAAAATCTCTTGTTCagttatttttggggggctgCTGGGGCTTATTACTGAGGAGAGACCGGAAATGTGGGTAGTAGAGAGTGGTTGAAGACATGTAGCAAAGGACCAGCAACTGCTGCGAGGGCCGTAGCCCCTCCATGGTGAGAGGCTACAAAATTTAaatcaaggacattttcaaaaaagaCACTAAGAGACTGAAAACTAGTATTGTTTATGGACAATCTACCATGATAGCTAGCTATAGCGGAGAATCTAGATAGCTAGCTTAATTTCCCAAACAAAGACTCTGAATACAGATATGCTCATAATCATCTCTAATATTGTTTTTTCtaacaaaaatgtaattgtttgCCATCTATTAGTTATTTCTGATAGTAGCCAAATACTTTGTAGGGGCTGTAAAAGAGAAAACTTACACCTTGTTAGAATGCTAACATACGCTAGAAGCAGAGCTGCCATCAGTGTTACAGAGTTAGCAACTTTTCCTTTAGATTTAATGACTTTTAAGATTCTCTTGGCAACTTTATATAAAAGGCAACTAATGTATTCATACAtttggcattgtatttccctaCTTCCACATCTTTAGCGAAAGTTTTTAGCATTTGGCTTTTATATGGCTTTTGGTGGCTCTAGAAAATGCTATCCCCATTTTTAATGCCACCcaatgcacatttaaaacattgaCCAGTTGAAGATGAAGGCAGTAACTGAAAAATCTTGAACCAGGTCACTTGTGTAACATATTAGCAGTTTAAGCTCACACTTTCACACGTGCATAACAGAAATAACACAAACCGACCAGGACACCCAGTTGTCTAAAAATCTTCTACTTTATTCAGtaagttaaatgtttttgtaaaacattcaataaaaaaTGATGTTTCATTTATTGCTCATTGTCTTCTTTACACTAAGACTTGATCTGATGCATAATAATTTTTCCAAAGCACTCTCACAAGGAATATGTTGCTAGATATTTAGACAAGATTTTAAGCTGTCATTATAATAGTAGTAACATACATACGTACGCACGTTCAGattatataaaaatgaaacaaacaagtgAGTAAAGTTGCTGAACAGAAAAAGGACACGGGACAGGCAGACTCAGGAGTCCTCTCATGTACAGTTTGCTCTGCTGTGGCCTGTGTGAGTTTGCAGCCGACagtattatttgttttactatTGCTTTTGTACAAGCAtataaaaaaaggttgaaatccTAAACTCATGTTGCAGGAGGGAATAAACTGAAGCTCAACACTGGAAAAGCTACATACCTGAGACTCAAAAACAGTTATATAATTGAAGTCACTTTAAAAGTCCCTTTTCATGTGTTTCTATTGAAATTACAAGGTATTAACTTAATAGATAGCATTAGCACCATTCTGTCAAACAGCACATAAAGATCTTACTtcccaacaccaagacaaagagttgaaaataatGTCCAAAATGATGGACATTATTGCCTTTATATGTCTCACAATGAAACCTGGGACTTCTAAAGTGACATTATTGTGAGTCTTATGTTGCATATGCTTAACATCCTACTTTTTTGTAGGTAATTTTGCAGTATGAGTGGATGGAGTCTTTGATTCAGCCATGTTTTGAAGAAGTAACAAATGCAGATGTGAGATAGATGCACgcatgtttgataaaaacaaaaacaatttattAGCAAATCGTGGAAAATGAAATTGCTCTAAGTATGAAGCATAAGGAAAATCAAACACTACAGTTACACATTATAAGACTTAAATCATTCAAGCACTGAGTAGCCTTAAGGGAAATGGGTCATCTTGAGGAAAATGTATATATTGAGGCTCATTACAGTACTGAGATGATGTGAGGCTCCCTGTCCCAAGTCATTTAGAGAATCCCACATCCTTGCCACTCCTCCCCTTATACACATTCCCActaagcagtgtgtgtgtgtgttaaagttgaTTTGCTTGGCCTCaagcctgcctgtgtgtgtgttacatagctgcatgtgtgtgctccACAATCTGCAAGGGAGCCTAACATCCAGATTTATATGgacatttaaagagaaaaaaacccaaaacaatgcacacataaacacacaattgcatgcacgcacacgcagGCCAGTTCTGAGGTCAGCTGTGATCATGCCACATATTTACATTCTCTGTTTAAGGAAACTGTGTACAAGGCAGTAGTAGATGATGTCCTGGCGAGGTGTTATCGATTTTTGGtcgttttctgtttttttcctttgaatGTCAGGTATGAGAAAGAGGGAAGCAGACATACTAAACAAAGCTAAAGTGAACGAAGGGTCCcaccaataaataaataaataaataaactaagtaTTGATCAATAAGTTAATAAGTTAAAGGGGTCTGTCTGTACAAATATGGAGAGCGATAGTGTGCTTGCATGGATCGTTTTAATGTTGAGTGCGtgggtttgtgtttctgtgtgtttctgtgtgtttctgtgcgtttccatgtgtttgtgtgtcgtcCACTGGGTTTGTAACTAAGCAGGAGAGGGAGCAGTAAACTCATCCTCCCCCCCTCCAGAGACCCATAGCTCCATTCTGCTctgacaacacaaacagagctgcTATGGCACTTTCAGACCAAAAGACACCGAAGCAAAACAACACTGATTGCAGATGTCATCTTTAGGATGTAAATGTGATAATCATGCTATACGAGTTGTGTGAAATCAAATGCAAGCCTGTAAACTATGGGAGTCACACCAGGGAGACTGCTGTCAAAATTACAAACATGACTAGTTTTGCTGCCATGGAGAAGGTTTTTCCTATTCATTCATGGTCCTATTTCTGTGTTGAGGCTTAATTAGTTTCTATGCAAACAGGCTTTTTGCCCTGAAAGCAACATGGGCACTGAAGTCAGGAGCAGCTACAAAGACTTAAGTCTTCCGACACTGTGTCAAAACCGGTTATTTTAAGCATTTAGATGATTAGTTAGTTAACTTCTGTGGAACAAGTCCATGGAACTAATTTTTTCATCTTAAAAATAGATGGTAACAGTAGCATGATTAATCAACatctgaaatgttaattttcaattttaatttgtttgcaAAAGCACCACAAGAGCCTATAAACTCTCATACGTTGATAACTCATACTGATATGATAGCGTGTGCTAAGTCTGAAGTTTGGGATGTAATAGGTATACTGGATACATGAATTGAGTCATGTAAGGGAGTTCATGATGTGAGTTGGATTAGATCGTTGAACTTTTGCACCTAACTTAGAAAACTTAACATTTACAGTTGTCACACTGGATTTGGACCATGGTGTAATTGGAAAGTTCTAAGTTCACAAAGACCCAATAATCAGGATAGGATAAGATCTAGTCCCTTCttacaggactcagtcttgtctccttaatccaccatgagcattgcatctcTCAGTATTtggctagttacagcggcaaggaaaaaacctccttttaacaggcagaaaccttgagcagaaccagattcatattagacagccatctgcctcaaccgagttgggtttggaaagagggataaatgagattaatatatataatatatattaatatatagaTATAAGttcagttgtattttttgtttaaatagTCTGTCTTACTTTATTCTTACTTTCAAGTCACGAGCTCTGCTGGCTCCTTTTAATCAAGGTTTCAGCAGGTTATGCTTTGATGATGTTTATAATTTCTTTAACAGCAGCTGGTTTAATTCTCCCTTCATATCTGCAGTCAGCCTGCAGCCTGAGAGAATGTGACTCCACAGTTTATGCCAAATTAtcaagaatgaatgaaaaagaaaaaacttgaaTGCTTACAGTAAGAGAAGAGATTgataaagaggaaagaaagctTGTGACTAGCAGCTGCATAAATAAGTCATCATATATCCATATAGAGAAAGGTAATAAGAGTATTGATCATCGTCATCATATATCATATTAATGATGCATCGCCGTGGCAGGAATAAACTTGCAGTGAGTGTGTGGCAGTCAGAAAAAATCCCAAAGTTTTGAAtcaaagtgtgtgagtgtgattctccgtctgtgtttctgtgcccTTGTCGGGGTGTGTGTTCAGGAAGTTTGGGGTTTTCATTTGTTGTACATTCAGTGTGAGAGATTAAGAGGCGCTGTCTGGCCGTGGGGTTCACAGGGGGGGATCTGTAGGTGTGTGTTGGTCATGGTGGTTTAAAGATGACGGGTCATGGCAGGGTTGATGGTTTCTTCTAGAGAAGGATGCATTTTCCTTTCTCCACCCAAGGGTTGTTCTTCATCAACTCCGGGTTCAGAAAGGGATCCTCTGGGACGCCGTCCTCTATCCACTTGACCAAGCTTtatggagagacagagagggtcaGAGACATTTTTCAAATTCCAGAGGAAGTGTTTTACCCACAATCCATCCTCTATCCTTGTTTCCATAAAAGGCAAGAAAGAGAATCTGAGTAACCACAAGCCATAAGTCACAAAATTTAATTTACTCCTGCAGTGATagttttgttattattaatgcTTCATGCACATGGATTGAAGCAGTGCTGTTATTCTGTATAACAGAATTCCATCTTGCTAATTATAAAAATGATCTTCTCTTGTCTCTATTAGTTGTATTTCATGAACTAATTTGAGTAATATAAGTAAGTATGAAATGCATCTTTCTCTTAATATTTGATTGCAAAACTATAATTAGTGTTAAATTCCCTCTGAAACATAAGGTCCTTATTTCTTCCATTTATTCGTcccttgtttatgtttgtttgaaaaAGACACAGGGAAACTTTTCATCAAAAACATAGCTCCTCTTTGTCTGATtcccacaaacaaaaagttgaCTAGCACTAGCATTACAATGCTAATGTAACCTAACAAcacttaagcctggtttattctTCTGCGTCAAagcaacggcgtagcctactcCATAGCCTACGCGGTAGCCTACTCCATAGCCTACACGGTAGCCTACTCCATAGCCTACGTAGgctcaacgcagaagtataaactagGCTATAACATTCTTAGAAAGCCTATTTTTTCATAACTTAAGGGGTATTACTTCAACACCCTTATTTCTACGTCTTTGCTTGTGCTACTGTTTAAAGTAACTTTCAGCACCCACAAATTAACATTACATTAAATACTGTTTTCACTTCTTGTCTTGTAGTGTTTGCTAAAACTAGCGAGCATTAGCCTATGCAACGCTAGCTAGCTCGCTGTGGAAGAGAAGTGAGAGTGAGGCAGAGAACCCCTAAAAAATGTATCCAGACCTTCTTAAACTCTGCTCATTATCTTTGCAGTAACAGTTTACTTGTGTTAAAAAATCACTATCCACATCACTGTTTCTTATATTTCTTCAGTACTTCTTTCATCCTAACAAAAGTTTGATGCAAGGTTTTCAAACACTGACCCCGAGTGTATTAGAGCTCT is part of the Notolabrus celidotus isolate fNotCel1 chromosome 20, fNotCel1.pri, whole genome shotgun sequence genome and harbors:
- the gng13b gene encoding guanine nucleotide-binding protein G(I)/G(S)/G(O) subunit gamma-13b; amino-acid sequence: MDEMDLPQMKKEVESLKYQLAFKREKSSKTVTDLVKWIEDGVPEDPFLNPELMKNNPWVEKGKCILL